A genomic window from Sulfurospirillum diekertiae includes:
- the pseB gene encoding UDP-N-acetylglucosamine 4,6-dehydratase (inverting): MFNGKNILITGGTGSFGKKYTEILLKNYKPNKIIIYSRDELKQYEMAQQFTDPCMRFFIGDVRDVDRLKNAMYGVNYVIHAAALKHVPIAEYNPMECIKTNINGAGNVIDAALECGVEKVIALSTDKAANPINLYGATKLASDKLFVAANNIRGARRTQFAVVRYGNVVGSRGSVVPFFKKLIAEGAKELPITEAEMTRFWITLEQGVNFVLKNFERMKGGEIFIPKIASMKMVDLAKSMAPHLGVKIIGIRPGEKMHEVMVPKDDSHLTLEFHDHYVIQPSILFTQRNDFTCNAIGESGTPVKYGFEYSSETNTQWLDAKGLMEMINA; encoded by the coding sequence GTGTTTAATGGCAAAAATATTCTTATCACGGGCGGAACAGGCAGTTTTGGCAAAAAATATACCGAAATTCTTTTAAAAAATTACAAACCCAATAAAATCATCATTTATTCTCGCGATGAACTGAAACAGTATGAGATGGCACAGCAATTCACCGACCCTTGTATGCGCTTTTTTATCGGTGATGTGCGCGATGTTGACCGCCTTAAAAATGCAATGTATGGTGTCAATTATGTCATTCATGCTGCGGCACTCAAGCATGTTCCCATCGCCGAGTACAACCCAATGGAGTGCATCAAAACGAACATTAATGGGGCAGGAAACGTCATCGACGCTGCTCTTGAATGCGGTGTTGAAAAAGTTATCGCCCTCTCAACCGATAAAGCCGCCAACCCTATCAACCTTTACGGTGCAACCAAACTGGCGAGCGATAAACTCTTTGTCGCTGCCAATAACATCAGAGGTGCGCGTAGAACGCAGTTTGCGGTTGTGCGCTATGGAAATGTTGTAGGCTCTCGTGGCTCAGTTGTCCCCTTCTTTAAAAAATTGATTGCGGAGGGAGCAAAAGAGCTTCCGATTACAGAAGCGGAGATGACGCGCTTTTGGATTACCTTGGAACAAGGAGTCAACTTTGTGTTGAAAAACTTTGAGCGCATGAAAGGTGGCGAGATTTTTATTCCTAAAATCGCTTCGATGAAGATGGTCGATTTAGCGAAAAGTATGGCACCGCATTTGGGTGTCAAAATCATCGGTATTCGCCCCGGCGAAAAGATGCACGAAGTGATGGTTCCCAAAGATGACAGCCACTTAACGCTAGAATTTCACGACCATTATGTCATCCAACCAAGCATTCTTTTTACCCAACGTAACGACTTTACATGTAACGCCATTGGAGAGAGTGGAACTCCCGTAAAATACGGCTTTGAATACAGTTCTGAGACCAACACACAATGGCTTGATGCCAAAGGCTTAATGGAGATGATAAACGCATGA
- the pseC gene encoding UDP-4-amino-4,6-dideoxy-N-acetyl-beta-L-altrosamine transaminase encodes MIPYSRQSIDQSDIDAVVETLKGDFLTGGKKVGDFEEALANYLGVKHVCVMNSATSALHVAYQIIGLQEGDEVITTPLTFAATSNTAIQCGATPVFCDIRYDGNIDERKLEVLITPRTKAIAPVDFGGNPLPIDAIKALCDKHKLYLIEDASHALGSQINGKKAGTTADMTIFIFHAIKPITTFEGGAIATNNTAFYEQAKLLRSHGIVKKELWNSDMVMLGENYRLSDVACALGLSQLGRLENFLDKRNEIAHYYDERFANNPYFTTIVIDQTKRSTYHLYPILLDRSLWCSKEEIFQALHVKGLGVQVHYKPVYQFSYYKKLFGEQRLETTEDFYRAELSIPCHQGMSMEDALMVADTLLETLSSIKGCKR; translated from the coding sequence ATGATTCCCTATAGTAGACAAAGTATCGATCAAAGCGACATCGATGCCGTTGTAGAGACGCTTAAGGGCGATTTTCTCACGGGTGGAAAAAAAGTCGGCGACTTTGAAGAAGCACTCGCCAACTATTTAGGCGTTAAACATGTGTGCGTCATGAACTCTGCCACTTCGGCTCTGCATGTCGCCTATCAGATTATCGGGCTTCAAGAGGGTGATGAAGTCATCACCACACCGCTCACCTTTGCCGCAACCTCTAACACTGCCATCCAATGCGGGGCAACTCCTGTATTTTGCGACATTCGTTATGATGGCAATATTGACGAACGCAAACTAGAGGTGTTAATCACTCCTCGAACCAAAGCAATAGCGCCTGTGGATTTTGGCGGAAATCCACTGCCTATTGACGCTATTAAAGCACTGTGTGACAAGCATAAACTCTATTTAATCGAAGATGCGAGCCATGCACTCGGAAGCCAAATCAATGGCAAAAAAGCGGGTACAACCGCCGATATGACCATCTTTATTTTTCACGCCATCAAGCCTATTACGACCTTTGAAGGTGGAGCGATTGCCACGAATAATACTGCCTTTTACGAACAAGCCAAGTTGCTACGAAGTCACGGCATTGTCAAAAAAGAGCTCTGGAATTCGGACATGGTGATGCTGGGTGAGAACTACCGCCTCAGTGATGTTGCCTGCGCTTTGGGACTTTCGCAGCTTGGACGCTTGGAAAATTTTCTTGATAAACGCAATGAGATCGCACATTACTATGATGAACGCTTTGCCAACAATCCCTACTTCACCACGATTGTGATTGATCAAACCAAACGAAGTACCTACCATCTCTACCCTATTTTGCTCGATCGCTCGCTTTGGTGTTCCAAAGAGGAGATTTTTCAAGCGTTACATGTAAAGGGTCTTGGGGTGCAAGTTCACTACAAACCTGTCTATCAATTTAGCTACTACAAAAAGCTTTTTGGCGAACAACGTTTGGAGACAACGGAAGATTTTTACCGTGCAGAGCTTTCCATTCCTTGCCATCAAGGTATGAGCATGGAAGACGCCCTTATGGTTGCTGACACCCTGCTTGAGACACTCTCTTCCATCAAAGGATGTAAACGATGA
- the pseF gene encoding pseudaminic acid cytidylyltransferase: MRLAIIPARGGSKRIPRKNIKEFCGKPMIAYSIEAAQKSGCFDKIIVSTDDEEIAALAHTLGAEVPFMRPKELSDDHTGTIPVIAHAIRETCHKELSQLDAICCIYATAPFVQAMFIKEAYEKLKRTKASYAFSATSFPFPIQRAIRLTKEDRVEMFSPEHFNTRSQDLEEAYHDAGQFYWGTPEAWLEGKIIFAPHSTAVLLPRHLVQDIDTPEDWMRAEFMFKALGLHENTHTS, translated from the coding sequence ATGAGACTGGCTATTATTCCTGCACGAGGAGGAAGCAAACGCATTCCTCGTAAAAACATTAAAGAATTTTGTGGCAAACCCATGATCGCTTACAGCATTGAAGCCGCCCAAAAAAGTGGCTGTTTTGACAAAATTATTGTGAGCACCGACGATGAAGAGATTGCCGCATTGGCACACACATTAGGGGCTGAAGTTCCTTTTATGCGCCCCAAAGAGCTCAGTGACGACCACACGGGAACCATTCCTGTCATCGCCCATGCGATACGAGAAACATGCCATAAAGAGTTATCACAATTAGATGCCATCTGTTGTATTTATGCGACGGCTCCTTTTGTGCAAGCGATGTTTATTAAAGAGGCATACGAAAAACTTAAACGCACCAAAGCGTCATATGCCTTTAGCGCGACCAGTTTTCCTTTTCCCATTCAGCGTGCCATTCGCCTCACGAAAGAAGATCGTGTCGAGATGTTTTCACCGGAACACTTTAACACCAGAAGCCAAGATTTGGAAGAGGCGTACCACGATGCGGGACAATTTTACTGGGGAACACCCGAAGCCTGGTTGGAAGGCAAAATCATCTTTGCACCCCACTCTACCGCCGTTCTTTTACCTCGCCATTTGGTGCAAGACATCGACACACCCGAAGATTGGATGAGGGCTGAGTTTATGTTTAAAGCACTTGGACTGCATGAAAACACTCATACGAGCTGA
- the pseG gene encoding UDP-2,4-diacetamido-2,4,6-trideoxy-beta-L-altropyranose hydrolase, with translation MKTLIRADSSSTIGLGHIMRDLVLAKSFEGEVIFACQNLEGNIIASIPYEVKILRSNDVDELIALIKSLHVKRLVIDHYGIDAPFEQKVKEATGVKILSFDDTYQVHHCDILLNHNLSADAARYTHLVPKTCELRCGSAYTLIREEFKLEKEKSCEKIYDVFVAMGGTDTSNITLKILKALPKILNICVLTTTANAHLPELQNYVTCNPNIALHVNSNEVAKLLHQSRLAIVTPSVMVHEVLFMEVPFIAIKVARNQDDMYQYLKNNGFHILEKVKNVDLVNFLIQELFHNNKHSLDY, from the coding sequence ATGAAAACACTCATACGAGCTGATAGTTCAAGCACCATCGGGCTTGGGCATATCATGCGTGATTTGGTGCTTGCCAAAAGTTTTGAAGGGGAAGTCATTTTTGCCTGCCAAAACTTAGAGGGCAACATCATCGCCTCCATTCCCTACGAAGTCAAAATCTTACGATCCAACGATGTAGATGAGCTCATAGCACTTATCAAATCTTTACATGTAAAACGCTTGGTCATCGATCATTACGGCATTGACGCGCCATTTGAGCAAAAAGTCAAAGAGGCTACAGGAGTGAAAATTCTAAGCTTTGATGATACCTACCAAGTGCATCACTGCGATATTTTACTCAACCACAACCTCTCTGCGGATGCCGCGCGTTACACACATCTCGTACCCAAAACATGCGAACTACGTTGCGGAAGTGCCTACACACTCATCCGCGAGGAGTTTAAACTCGAAAAAGAAAAATCCTGTGAAAAAATCTACGATGTATTTGTGGCGATGGGCGGAACAGACACTTCTAATATCACATTAAAAATTTTAAAAGCTCTTCCAAAAATTTTAAATATATGTGTGCTTACAACAACGGCAAATGCGCACCTTCCTGAGCTTCAAAACTATGTTACGTGTAACCCAAACATCGCTTTACATGTAAACTCCAACGAAGTTGCCAAACTACTGCACCAAAGCCGTCTTGCCATCGTAACACCCAGTGTTATGGTACATGAAGTGCTCTTTATGGAAGTACCCTTCATCGCAATTAAAGTGGCTCGTAATCAAGACGATATGTACCAATATCTAAAAAATAATGGATTCCATATTTTGGAAAAAGTTAAGAATGTAGATTTAGTAAATTTTTTGATACAGGAATTGTTCCACAACAATAAACACTCTTTAGACTATTAA
- a CDS encoding class I SAM-dependent methyltransferase: MSFDNNWESNIYAKNLHINKYPYGELISIFFNSLKFLNTNSINRQNTKVLELGCGAGNNLWFFAEQGFDTYGIDGSKSACIIAREVCNSKNLKVTIQQAYFDKLPFENESIDIIVDRESTYCGKLEDIKKWWTEVNRVLKKGGIVISFKFSDDNPDLLEIKNGALKAKIIEANTYESIENGTFCNTGIAHFSTYYELFDIFSFCDIKFINKNSSTTIYSTCNNQYNYSEWIIVGVKK; encoded by the coding sequence ATGTCATTTGATAATAATTGGGAATCAAATATATATGCAAAAAATCTCCATATAAATAAATATCCATATGGAGAATTAATCTCTATTTTTTTTAATAGTTTAAAATTTTTAAATACCAATAGCATTAATAGGCAAAATACCAAAGTTTTAGAACTTGGTTGTGGCGCAGGAAATAATTTGTGGTTTTTCGCAGAACAAGGATTTGATACGTATGGAATAGATGGAAGTAAAAGTGCTTGCATAATTGCAAGAGAGGTATGCAACTCAAAAAATCTTAAAGTAACCATACAGCAAGCTTACTTTGATAAATTACCATTTGAAAATGAAAGTATTGATATCATAGTTGATAGAGAATCAACATATTGTGGGAAATTGGAAGATATAAAAAAATGGTGGACAGAGGTAAATAGAGTTTTAAAGAAGGGAGGAATTGTCATTTCTTTCAAGTTCTCCGATGATAACCCTGATCTTCTAGAAATAAAAAATGGTGCATTAAAAGCCAAAATAATAGAAGCCAATACTTATGAAAGTATTGAAAATGGAACTTTTTGCAATACTGGTATAGCCCATTTTTCAACTTATTATGAATTATTTGATATTTTTTCATTTTGTGATATAAAGTTTATCAATAAAAATAGTAGTACTACTATTTACAGCACATGCAACAATCAATATAACTATTCTGAGTGGATTATAGTAGGAGTGAAAAAATGA
- a CDS encoding N-acetylneuraminate synthase family protein, giving the protein MSVFIIAEVGVNHNGNVNIAKKMIDEAKNSGANCVKFQTFKAEEFISDPNQTYTYKSQDKEVTESMLKMFKRYEFTDDEWVEIINYCKSKNIIFSSTAQNKSDLEFLLSITDLPFLKIGSDDLTNLDSIKYYASKKIPIIISAGMAYAYEIEDAVRAIREVGNEDITVLHCTSSYPTDKQDVNLKKIPIIKDAFNVKVGFSDHTIGSTSAVGAVCFGAIVIEKHFTLDNKMEGPDHWFSINPKELKQYIDDIRFIEQAIGKPELKPTLQEIEMRKMARRKIVAKTNIFIGEKITKDNIDYKRIDNCDDSGLDPKNFLFIENRIVTRDIKKDETITLRVLK; this is encoded by the coding sequence ATGAGTGTTTTTATCATAGCAGAGGTTGGGGTGAACCATAACGGTAATGTAAATATTGCGAAGAAGATGATAGATGAAGCCAAAAATTCTGGTGCGAATTGTGTCAAATTTCAGACCTTTAAAGCAGAAGAATTTATAAGTGATCCCAACCAAACATACACATACAAGTCTCAAGATAAAGAAGTGACAGAATCAATGCTAAAAATGTTTAAGAGATATGAATTTACGGATGATGAATGGGTTGAAATTATAAATTATTGTAAAAGTAAAAATATCATATTTAGTTCTACGGCACAAAATAAGTCAGACTTGGAATTTTTATTGTCCATAACAGATTTACCATTTTTAAAAATTGGAAGTGATGATCTGACTAATTTAGATTCAATAAAATATTACGCTTCTAAAAAAATTCCTATAATAATTTCTGCTGGAATGGCTTATGCTTATGAGATTGAAGATGCTGTAAGAGCTATACGAGAAGTTGGAAATGAAGATATTACCGTACTTCACTGCACCTCATCTTATCCAACAGACAAACAAGATGTTAATCTAAAAAAAATACCAATTATAAAAGATGCCTTTAATGTAAAAGTTGGATTTTCGGATCACACTATTGGAAGTACCTCTGCAGTTGGAGCAGTTTGTTTTGGAGCGATAGTCATAGAAAAACATTTTACTTTAGACAATAAGATGGAGGGGCCAGATCATTGGTTTAGTATAAACCCTAAAGAATTGAAGCAATATATTGATGATATTAGATTTATTGAACAAGCTATCGGCAAGCCTGAATTGAAGCCAACCCTCCAAGAAATAGAGATGAGAAAAATGGCCAGAAGAAAAATAGTAGCAAAAACCAATATATTTATAGGAGAAAAAATAACTAAAGATAATATTGATTACAAGAGGATTGATAATTGTGATGATAGTGGATTAGACCCTAAAAACTTTTTATTTATCGAAAATAGGATAGTAACCAGAGATATAAAAAAAGATGAAACAATTACACTACGAGTATTAAAATGA
- the pseH gene encoding UDP-4-amino-4,6-dideoxy-N-acetyl-beta-L-altrosamine N-acetyltransferase, producing MIKELKENNFFYNEYEIINFINTTENEKTLILQWRNNENVRKWMVNKDIISLDEHCKYIESLRHNDKKLCFLIKNNHNYLGVVEFDLIDLKNNSAYFGLSANMDNKRPGVGTVLQEICLYISKDKLKIKNLLLYVFSNNKNAISLYEKFGFKTIKEDFIYNEKIFFMEKIL from the coding sequence ATGATCAAAGAGTTAAAAGAAAATAATTTTTTTTATAACGAGTATGAAATTATAAATTTTATTAATACAACTGAAAACGAAAAGACGCTAATTTTACAATGGCGCAATAATGAAAATGTAAGAAAATGGATGGTTAATAAAGATATTATATCTCTAGATGAACACTGTAAGTATATTGAATCATTGAGACATAATGACAAGAAGTTATGTTTTCTTATAAAAAACAATCATAATTATTTAGGTGTTGTTGAATTTGATTTAATTGACTTAAAAAACAATTCTGCCTATTTTGGATTAAGTGCAAATATGGACAACAAAAGGCCGGGAGTTGGAACAGTTTTACAAGAAATTTGTTTATATATATCTAAAGATAAATTAAAAATTAAAAATTTACTATTGTATGTTTTTTCCAATAACAAAAATGCAATTTCATTGTATGAGAAATTTGGTTTTAAAACTATAAAAGAAGATTTTATCTATAATGAAAAGATCTTCTTTATGGAAAAAATATTATGA
- a CDS encoding WbqC family protein — MIISAHQPAYNPWLGFLHKILLSDTFVVMDDVQFEKNSYINRNKILQNDNEIMLTIPVKTKDYKDKTLQEIEVLDDRWQIKHLKSIEQSYRKSKYFDIVFENLKTIYELKSKFLVDYTNSYLELLVNYLQIDTKIVLASDLKIRAKKLDYVIELTQRVGGNIFIFGSQGKDYADVGYIKEQNIIPYFQSYTHPIYKQESKNFHPFMGALDLLFNEERDNIKDIILNNNIQKDVLRKLYV; from the coding sequence ATGATTATTTCAGCGCACCAACCAGCATATAACCCATGGTTAGGCTTCCTTCATAAGATATTATTGTCAGATACATTTGTTGTGATGGATGATGTGCAGTTTGAAAAAAACTCATACATAAATAGAAATAAAATTTTACAAAATGATAATGAAATTATGCTCACAATTCCAGTAAAAACAAAAGATTATAAAGATAAAACATTACAAGAAATAGAAGTATTAGATGACAGATGGCAAATAAAGCATCTCAAAAGCATAGAACAATCATATAGAAAATCCAAATATTTTGATATTGTTTTTGAAAATTTAAAAACAATATATGAATTAAAAAGCAAATTTTTAGTCGATTATACAAACAGTTATTTAGAATTGCTTGTGAACTATTTACAAATTGATACAAAAATAGTACTTGCCAGCGATTTAAAAATTAGAGCAAAAAAGTTGGATTATGTAATTGAATTAACGCAAAGAGTTGGTGGTAATATATTTATATTTGGTTCTCAAGGTAAAGATTATGCTGATGTAGGTTATATCAAAGAACAAAATATAATCCCGTATTTTCAAAGCTATACGCATCCCATTTATAAACAAGAAAGCAAAAACTTTCATCCATTCATGGGTGCCCTTGATCTACTTTTTAACGAAGAAAGAGACAATATTAAAGATATTATTTTGAATAATAATATACAAAAAGATGTATTAAGGAAGCTGTATGTATAA
- a CDS encoding PIG-L deacetylase family protein, with product MYKKILIVAAHPDDEVLGCFGTVAKFIQDGYEAYTLILGEGKTSRDEIRVIANRQNEIAILNSEIHKANSIIGIKKVFIESFPDNRFDSVDLLDIVKAISKVKEEIKPDIIFTHYKDDLNIDHKITYTAVITATRPMQSESVKEIYSFEILSSTEWNYPLLFSPDMFFSIDDTINLKLQAMKEYKSELCEYPHPRSLEGIALSAQYYGMSVGKKYVERFKVVRIIS from the coding sequence ATGTATAAAAAAATTCTTATAGTTGCGGCGCACCCTGATGATGAAGTATTGGGCTGTTTTGGGACAGTCGCAAAATTTATACAAGACGGTTATGAAGCGTATACTCTTATTTTAGGGGAGGGTAAAACAAGTAGAGATGAAATTAGAGTAATAGCAAATAGACAAAATGAGATAGCAATACTCAATAGTGAAATACATAAAGCCAATAGTATTATAGGAATAAAGAAAGTATTTATTGAAAGCTTTCCCGATAATAGGTTTGATAGCGTTGATTTGCTTGATATCGTAAAAGCTATATCTAAAGTTAAGGAAGAAATAAAGCCTGATATTATTTTTACACATTACAAAGATGATTTAAATATTGATCATAAAATTACCTACACTGCTGTCATTACTGCAACTAGACCTATGCAAAGCGAATCTGTAAAAGAAATATATAGTTTTGAAATATTATCTTCAACAGAATGGAATTACCCTCTTTTGTTTTCACCTGATATGTTTTTTAGTATTGATGATACAATAAATTTAAAACTTCAAGCAATGAAAGAATATAAATCTGAGCTATGTGAATATCCACATCCTAGGAGTTTAGAAGGCATCGCTCTTAGTGCACAATATTATGGAATGAGCGTTGGCAAAAAATATGTAGAACGCTTTAAAGTTGTCAGAATTATTAGCTAA
- a CDS encoding pseudaminic acid biosynthesis-associated methylase — MIKKSLLQNISLFSKILKHTNNVNSIMEFGSNIGLNLLAIQQLLPDINLSSIEINSDAIEYLKKIENLNIYHTSILEFTVDRKRDFVFTKGVLIHINPEELQKTYEILYETSNRYICVCEYYNPTPVGIDYRGS, encoded by the coding sequence ATGATAAAAAAATCATTGCTTCAAAATATATCTCTTTTTTCAAAAATTTTGAAACATACGAATAATGTAAATTCCATCATGGAATTTGGTTCTAATATAGGGCTCAATTTATTAGCCATACAACAATTACTTCCCGATATAAATTTATCTTCTATTGAAATCAATAGTGATGCAATAGAATATCTCAAAAAAATAGAAAATCTAAATATATATCATACATCCATACTTGAGTTTACCGTTGATAGAAAAAGAGATTTTGTTTTTACAAAAGGTGTTCTTATCCACATAAATCCTGAAGAGTTGCAAAAAACATATGAAATACTTTATGAAACAAGTAATCGATATATTTGTGTATGTGAATATTATAATCCAACTCCAGTAGGTATTGATTATAGGGGGAGTTAA
- a CDS encoding 6-hydroxymethylpterin diphosphokinase MptE-like protein codes for MLDIEQKVLHTYKANLSYFKKNHPEIYKKITLLEVAINENQYEERYALEYKDSEYFDLQDLKSGEWLYGENSIDYSKRIVDNLNLKRTGGVFKAHKYISATDEQADYIDKSELSFHNALWATIKIINYTQAYTHSETYMSKVQKVIFLDIGLGLHIEGIIQKLTPQVLFIKERNLEIFRLSLFVIDYAELTNNHFTYFSIAEEEEEERKTFVTFLDKGNNYNLTIKHIPFNLNYEPQLRQLQSHVLSQDYINYGYSAILLRFIDSPHYLALNYSFLNVNKFHKDNIVSEKPILLLFSGPSTLKNIEWVKANHHRFIVVSALSTCRLLHHEGIAPDVVIHIDPGVETTASLFENLDAKEYFKNTIVLLASNVDEATVERFERSNIHFIEQGTLYKKGFGRLSAPSVGEYSYGLFLILGAQKIFMLGIDLALDSETLQTHGGFHAYQTKGEINEKNASLDPTTSVDYVRGNFLDQVPVLPPYKISHAQFETFTDTLKSEKISVYNLSNGAYLKGAEPLHVENYTWEQFAILDQSEIHQNLGQFFNSIGEAEFNEADKGQIKYQVSEAKKLEKIIKQFQKKKFAHVEAYLNTLSQLSWDLSDMDYKRHSDLAQVYYEYFPIVLSYIFDLFNTKDLEKPNKHMVQINAILVKQLLKISTLYISKLEGYLK; via the coding sequence ATGCTAGATATTGAGCAAAAAGTGCTTCATACGTATAAAGCCAACCTTTCATATTTTAAAAAAAATCATCCCGAAATTTATAAAAAAATTACTTTACTCGAAGTTGCAATTAACGAAAATCAATACGAAGAGCGATATGCACTTGAGTATAAAGATTCTGAGTATTTTGATCTTCAAGACCTAAAGAGTGGGGAATGGCTCTATGGAGAAAACAGCATCGACTATTCAAAAAGAATAGTCGATAATCTCAATCTAAAACGTACCGGTGGCGTCTTTAAAGCACATAAATATATTTCTGCAACGGATGAACAAGCTGACTACATTGATAAAAGTGAACTTTCATTTCATAACGCATTGTGGGCAACAATTAAAATTATTAATTACACACAAGCTTATACTCATTCAGAAACATACATGTCTAAAGTCCAGAAGGTTATTTTTTTGGATATTGGATTAGGACTTCATATTGAAGGAATTATTCAAAAATTAACCCCTCAAGTGCTATTTATCAAAGAAAGAAATCTTGAAATTTTTAGACTTTCATTATTTGTCATAGACTATGCAGAATTGACAAATAATCATTTTACCTATTTTTCTATTGCAGAAGAGGAGGAAGAAGAGAGAAAAACGTTTGTCACGTTTTTAGATAAAGGGAACAACTATAATCTCACGATAAAACATATCCCTTTCAACCTCAATTATGAACCTCAGCTCAGACAATTACAAAGCCATGTTCTCTCTCAAGATTATATTAATTATGGTTACAGTGCTATACTTTTACGTTTTATTGATTCACCTCATTATTTGGCACTTAACTACTCTTTTTTGAATGTCAACAAATTTCATAAAGACAATATTGTCTCCGAAAAACCTATTTTACTTCTCTTTTCAGGCCCTTCAACATTAAAAAATATAGAGTGGGTTAAAGCAAATCATCACCGCTTTATTGTTGTGAGTGCTCTTTCTACCTGTAGACTTCTTCATCACGAAGGAATTGCTCCTGATGTGGTGATTCATATTGACCCCGGTGTTGAAACTACGGCATCACTCTTTGAAAACCTTGATGCTAAAGAGTATTTTAAAAACACTATTGTACTTCTCGCATCCAACGTAGATGAGGCGACTGTTGAAAGATTTGAACGCTCAAATATACATTTTATAGAACAAGGAACACTCTATAAAAAAGGCTTTGGAAGACTTTCAGCACCCAGTGTTGGTGAGTATAGCTATGGTCTCTTTTTAATTCTTGGAGCACAAAAGATCTTTATGCTAGGTATTGACTTAGCCCTAGATAGCGAAACACTTCAAACCCATGGAGGATTTCACGCGTACCAGACAAAAGGTGAAATAAATGAGAAAAATGCTTCTCTTGATCCAACCACTTCCGTTGATTATGTGCGCGGAAATTTTTTAGATCAAGTACCAGTTCTGCCCCCTTACAAAATATCTCACGCTCAATTTGAAACCTTTACGGATACGTTAAAAAGTGAAAAAATATCTGTTTATAACCTGAGTAATGGAGCATACCTGAAAGGTGCGGAACCACTTCACGTTGAAAACTATACCTGGGAACAATTTGCAATACTTGATCAAAGTGAGATACATCAAAATTTGGGTCAGTTTTTTAATAGTATTGGCGAAGCAGAGTTTAATGAGGCAGACAAAGGACAAATTAAATACCAAGTTTCAGAAGCCAAGAAACTTGAAAAAATTATCAAACAATTTCAAAAAAAGAAATTTGCACATGTTGAAGCATATTTAAATACACTAAGCCAGCTTTCTTGGGATCTTAGTGATATGGATTATAAACGACACTCTGATTTGGCTCAAGTATATTACGAATATTTTCCTATTGTACTAAGCTATATCTTTGACCTTTTCAATACAAAAGACCTTGAAAAGCCTAATAAACATATGGTACAAATCAATGCAATATTGGTTAAACAACTACTGAAAATCTCAACACTGTATATTTCTAAACTTGAAGGTTATTTAAAATAA